In Hallerella succinigenes, the following are encoded in one genomic region:
- a CDS encoding glycine--tRNA ligase, protein MAKKVQDALKDIISLCKRRGFIFPGSEIYDGLANTWDYGPYGVELKRNIKNLWWKKFVTSRKDVLGLDSSILLNPRVWKASGHVGNFSDPLVDCLACHERFRADQLLEDKLGEGCCAGKNFDEVHQMMMDNKIECPTCGKTDWTKPRAFNLMFQTEIGVIEGEGNKVYLRPETAQGIFVDFKNIVDNVRPKIPFGVGQIGKSFRNEITPGNFIFRTREFEQMELEFFCEPGTELEWYNFWRKYCFDWLVNDLGVNKEKLRLREHAKEELSHYSNGTTDVEYEFPFGWGELWGIASRTNYDLTQHQNESKVKQEYIDPVQNKRYIPYVVEPSLGVERLLLVLLCDAYEVEKLENDERIVLHFDPKIAPVKVAVLPLVKKGKVKEKAEEIYQKLLNHWNVEYDETQSIGKRYRRQDELGTPFCVTVDFDTVGEGESDPAKLGYVTVRERDSMKQELVKIDELESWIAAHLI, encoded by the coding sequence ATGGCAAAGAAAGTCCAGGATGCTCTTAAGGACATCATTTCCCTCTGTAAACGCCGCGGATTCATTTTCCCGGGTTCCGAAATTTATGACGGCCTCGCCAATACTTGGGACTACGGTCCGTATGGCGTGGAACTCAAGCGTAACATCAAGAACCTTTGGTGGAAGAAGTTTGTCACCAGCCGTAAAGACGTGCTGGGTCTCGACAGTTCCATTCTTTTGAACCCCCGCGTATGGAAGGCTTCGGGCCACGTGGGCAACTTCTCTGACCCGCTCGTGGACTGCCTTGCTTGCCACGAACGTTTCCGCGCTGACCAACTTTTGGAAGACAAGCTCGGCGAAGGCTGCTGCGCCGGTAAGAACTTTGACGAAGTCCACCAGATGATGATGGACAACAAGATCGAATGCCCGACCTGCGGCAAGACCGACTGGACCAAGCCCCGCGCATTCAACCTGATGTTCCAGACCGAAATCGGCGTCATCGAAGGCGAAGGCAACAAGGTATACCTGCGTCCGGAAACCGCCCAAGGTATCTTTGTCGACTTCAAGAACATTGTCGACAACGTCCGCCCGAAGATCCCGTTCGGCGTGGGCCAGATCGGTAAGAGCTTCCGTAATGAAATCACTCCGGGTAACTTTATCTTCCGTACCCGTGAATTCGAACAGATGGAACTGGAATTCTTCTGCGAACCGGGTACCGAACTGGAATGGTACAACTTCTGGCGCAAGTACTGCTTCGACTGGCTCGTGAACGACCTCGGCGTGAACAAGGAAAAGCTCCGCCTCCGCGAACATGCCAAGGAAGAACTTTCTCACTACAGTAACGGCACCACCGACGTGGAATACGAATTCCCGTTCGGCTGGGGCGAACTTTGGGGCATTGCAAGCCGCACGAATTACGACTTGACGCAGCACCAGAACGAATCCAAGGTCAAGCAGGAATACATCGACCCGGTGCAGAACAAGCGCTACATCCCGTACGTGGTGGAACCGTCCCTCGGTGTGGAACGTCTTCTCCTCGTGCTCCTCTGCGACGCTTACGAAGTTGAAAAGCTCGAAAACGACGAACGTATCGTGCTCCACTTTGACCCGAAGATCGCTCCGGTGAAGGTGGCTGTTCTCCCGCTCGTCAAGAAGGGCAAGGTCAAGGAAAAGGCTGAAGAAATTTACCAGAAGCTTTTGAACCACTGGAATGTGGAATACGACGAAACCCAGTCCATCGGTAAGCGTTACCGCCGTCAGGACGAACTGGGAACTCCGTTCTGCGTGACGGTCGACTTCGACACCGTGGGCGAAGGCGAATCCGACCCGGCAAAGCTCGGCTACGTGACAGTCCGTGAACGCGACTCCATGAAGCAGGAACTGGTGAAGATTGACGAACTCGAAAGCTGGATCGCGGCTCACTTGATTTAA
- a CDS encoding pyridoxal phosphate-dependent aminotransferase, with translation MRLSKRLPEDLSDSPFFSQLSKLKRSVQGYTDLTVSSPLRTGQAFDLDAVLPQTLKKFSTWNPDACGWEEARKAVSKYYADRGGNFDAEDIQLTASTSEAYSILFKTLCNSGDSILTPLPGYPLLDSLAALEFLKTAPYFTELDSGNWKLDSNSLYAFPPNTKILLIVSPNNPTGHVLSKKEWAETVEFASREDLAIVVDEVFSDFIYDGSERPWNWDSKDVPVFFLGGFSKSVGSPQLKLGWIAYRAGRLGNALKPALEYVADAYLSVASSAFSLAAPMLEKSLAYEMAIEERIRKNLEILRTRFPSTDVMPNVQGGWYAALHFEDADDEELTLRLLEKAKVLVQPGFFFDFDEDGWIVVSLLSENETFAAAVERLYLEVAE, from the coding sequence ATGCGTCTTTCCAAAAGACTTCCGGAGGATCTTTCAGATTCTCCTTTTTTTTCGCAACTTTCGAAGTTAAAACGCTCGGTGCAAGGCTATACGGACTTGACGGTTTCAAGCCCTCTCCGTACAGGGCAAGCCTTTGACCTGGATGCTGTTTTACCGCAGACCTTGAAAAAGTTTTCCACCTGGAATCCGGATGCCTGTGGCTGGGAAGAAGCCCGCAAGGCGGTTTCTAAATACTATGCCGACCGCGGCGGAAATTTTGATGCGGAAGATATCCAGCTGACCGCAAGCACGAGCGAAGCCTATTCGATTCTTTTCAAGACGCTTTGCAATTCGGGCGATTCGATTTTAACACCGCTACCGGGTTATCCGCTTTTGGATTCTTTGGCGGCTCTCGAATTTTTGAAGACAGCACCGTATTTTACGGAACTCGACAGTGGAAATTGGAAGCTCGATTCCAATTCGCTTTATGCGTTCCCGCCGAACACCAAGATTTTACTCATCGTTTCCCCGAACAATCCTACGGGCCATGTCCTTTCGAAAAAGGAATGGGCAGAGACTGTGGAATTTGCGTCCCGTGAAGATTTGGCGATTGTCGTGGACGAAGTCTTTAGCGACTTTATTTATGACGGTTCGGAACGTCCGTGGAACTGGGACTCAAAAGATGTTCCTGTGTTCTTTCTCGGAGGATTTTCCAAGTCAGTCGGTTCGCCACAGCTGAAGCTTGGCTGGATCGCTTACCGCGCGGGACGATTGGGAAACGCTTTGAAGCCTGCGCTCGAATATGTGGCAGACGCCTACCTGAGCGTCGCTTCGTCTGCATTTTCGCTAGCCGCTCCGATGCTTGAAAAGTCTCTCGCTTACGAGATGGCGATCGAAGAGCGCATCCGGAAAAATTTGGAAATTCTCCGCACGCGTTTTCCGTCGACGGACGTGATGCCGAATGTGCAGGGCGGCTGGTATGCAGCCTTGCATTTCGAAGACGCGGATGACGAAGAACTCACGCTTAGACTTTTGGAAAAGGCGAAGGTCCTTGTGCAACCCGGATTCTTCTTTGACTTTGATGAAGACGGCTGGATCGTGGTGAGCCTGCTTTCGGAAAACGAAACATTTGCCGCTGCGGTAGAACGCCTTTATTTGGAAGTCGCGGAGTAG
- a CDS encoding adenylate/guanylate cyclase domain-containing protein, translated as MVAGLFAGILLAHLVALIPHSMLLRTEYIFYDAFSKHASEINEDHPEDILIVDIDENSLSKYGPYNEWTRDMHAQVVQKLEEGGAASISFDILFKNADFGNRNAIRAQQMLYALYPEKEWRYDFDKIRQAYDYDSVLVRTIADNPNVIVCGTFSSRTDYKHQSQWMPLSTNIRARDVAAKPTFHLEQVTNLENVESKDLLDNVFPELSHAAKNFGVVNATPDEDGVLRKMRLLYRFPNAEIWPRDSSQIYPAISLVTVMHLFKTHPDSVQIKMGEYIDLGKPFGIYRDSLGTLRTTYPQITYPMIRQVFKNKASLLSRPNHKDSIPDSLQEITPQIQAYKDTNGNISIMTNEGDFDMDDEELTDFDKESIQAFARELKDLPKGKTLWLSATLDFHYNVKKKRWLSNYSILSADVLDSLFAADTNAINALKTGEEMRFGKRKRIPIDEHGDFLITFKSAYNIPPNQRAFQHISYYDVAEGRIPKESFQGKIFILGSAAPAMFDFYAAPHEDHFPAVITQATIVDNILNDDYMREAFPNPILFLITAIVAITIGLFTSQYVALLFLIVLFLFDIFTAYNFFSHGFYIGCTTYIIEGVLAFLGSFLVRFYFESRDKNFLDKSFKQYISDDLIDEMLTNEKEPELGGEKKYLSAFFTDIQSFSTFSEQIGDPKKLVDLLNDYLTAMTDIIKDQNQGTLDKYEGDAIIAFFGAPTPIERQRRHALMSAISMQRMQEHLRENWKRHKNHKNRDLPKDVSFPESVYHMHTRVGINSGEILVGNMGSETRKNYTIMGDAVNLASRLESIGKQYGTYILVSEETLTGTNDPQDKTDYRNEFITRPIDRLKVVGKSEAVQIYEVLGLKSEPNAGQLNLLVSLWAKAQQLYYAQKWDEAINSFEESKLLEPHLQIKDPGARPTPSEVFIKRCKEYKQNPPVAAGEIWDGIYSATSK; from the coding sequence ATGGTGGCAGGGCTATTCGCCGGGATTCTCCTTGCGCACCTCGTCGCATTGATTCCGCATTCCATGCTCCTCCGCACCGAATACATCTTTTACGATGCCTTTTCGAAGCATGCTTCCGAAATCAATGAAGATCACCCGGAAGACATTCTGATCGTTGATATCGACGAAAATTCTTTGAGCAAATACGGACCCTACAACGAATGGACAAGAGACATGCACGCTCAAGTCGTGCAAAAACTCGAAGAGGGCGGTGCCGCATCGATTTCTTTTGACATTCTTTTTAAGAATGCGGACTTTGGAAACCGCAACGCGATCCGTGCTCAGCAAATGTTGTACGCTCTTTATCCCGAAAAGGAATGGCGCTACGACTTCGACAAGATCCGCCAAGCCTACGACTACGATTCCGTTCTCGTGCGAACGATTGCCGATAATCCAAACGTCATCGTCTGCGGCACATTCAGTTCCCGCACCGATTACAAGCATCAATCCCAATGGATGCCCCTGAGTACGAATATTCGCGCAAGAGATGTCGCCGCCAAACCGACCTTCCACTTGGAACAGGTGACAAATCTTGAAAACGTGGAATCCAAAGATCTCCTCGACAACGTCTTCCCGGAACTTTCCCATGCGGCAAAAAACTTTGGCGTTGTCAACGCAACACCCGATGAAGATGGCGTTCTCCGCAAAATGCGCCTGCTTTACCGTTTTCCGAATGCAGAAATCTGGCCCCGTGATTCCAGTCAAATTTACCCGGCGATATCGCTTGTCACGGTCATGCACCTTTTTAAAACGCATCCGGATTCAGTCCAAATCAAGATGGGAGAATACATCGATCTCGGCAAGCCTTTCGGCATTTACCGCGATAGTCTTGGCACTCTCCGCACCACCTATCCGCAGATCACTTACCCGATGATCCGCCAAGTCTTCAAGAACAAGGCGTCTCTCCTCTCTCGCCCGAACCACAAAGACAGCATCCCGGATTCCCTGCAAGAAATCACGCCGCAAATCCAAGCATACAAGGATACGAACGGGAATATCTCCATCATGACAAACGAGGGGGATTTCGATATGGACGACGAAGAACTGACCGACTTTGACAAGGAAAGCATTCAGGCTTTCGCCCGCGAACTGAAGGACCTTCCAAAAGGCAAAACGCTATGGCTTTCAGCCACTCTCGACTTTCACTACAACGTCAAAAAGAAACGTTGGCTTTCGAACTATTCCATTCTTTCCGCCGACGTTTTAGACTCCCTTTTTGCCGCCGACACGAATGCGATCAATGCGTTAAAGACCGGTGAAGAAATGCGCTTTGGAAAACGGAAGCGCATCCCGATCGATGAACACGGCGATTTTTTGATCACCTTCAAAAGCGCCTACAACATTCCGCCGAATCAGAGAGCCTTCCAGCACATTTCCTATTACGATGTCGCCGAAGGGCGAATACCCAAGGAAAGCTTCCAGGGTAAAATCTTTATTTTGGGAAGCGCTGCCCCTGCGATGTTCGACTTTTATGCAGCACCGCATGAAGATCACTTCCCCGCTGTGATTACGCAGGCGACGATCGTGGACAACATTTTAAATGACGACTACATGCGCGAAGCCTTCCCGAACCCGATTCTTTTCTTAATCACGGCGATTGTGGCGATTACGATTGGACTTTTCACTTCGCAGTATGTGGCGCTACTCTTCTTGATCGTTTTGTTCCTCTTCGATATATTTACGGCGTACAACTTTTTCTCGCACGGCTTTTATATCGGCTGTACCACGTACATCATCGAAGGCGTTCTCGCATTCCTCGGTTCATTCTTGGTGCGCTTCTATTTTGAATCCCGAGACAAGAACTTCCTCGACAAATCCTTCAAGCAGTATATTTCCGACGATTTGATTGACGAAATGCTGACGAACGAAAAAGAGCCTGAGCTCGGCGGTGAAAAAAAATACCTGAGCGCCTTCTTCACGGACATTCAAAGTTTCTCCACTTTCTCGGAACAGATCGGCGACCCGAAAAAACTCGTGGACCTTTTAAACGATTACCTGACCGCGATGACAGACATCATCAAGGATCAGAACCAGGGAACCCTCGACAAGTACGAAGGAGATGCGATCATCGCCTTCTTCGGAGCCCCGACGCCGATTGAACGCCAACGCCGTCACGCTTTGATGAGTGCTATATCCATGCAGCGGATGCAGGAACACCTGCGCGAAAACTGGAAGCGACACAAGAATCACAAAAACCGGGACTTGCCAAAAGACGTCAGCTTCCCCGAAAGCGTTTACCACATGCACACGCGTGTCGGCATCAACTCGGGCGAAATCCTCGTCGGCAACATGGGATCCGAAACTCGCAAGAATTACACGATCATGGGCGACGCCGTGAACCTCGCCTCACGCCTTGAAAGCATCGGAAAGCAATACGGCACCTACATTCTCGTCTCAGAAGAAACACTCACCGGAACGAACGACCCGCAAGATAAAACGGATTACCGCAACGAGTTCATCACCCGTCCGATTGACCGATTAAAAGTTGTGGGCAAGAGCGAAGCCGTGCAGATTTATGAAGTCCTAGGATTAAAATCGGAACCGAATGCGGGACAGCTGAATCTGCTCGTTTCGCTTTGGGCAAAAGCACAACAGCTTTACTACGCCCAAAAATGGGACGAAGCGATAAACTCCTTTGAAGAATCCAAGCTTCTCGAGCCGCACCTGCAGATCAAAGATCCGGGCGCACGTCCAACCCCGTCGGAAGTTTTCATCAAACGTTGCAAGGAATATAAGCAGAATCCGCCCGTCGCCGCCGGTGAAATCTGGGATGGAATCTACTCCGCGACTTCCAAATAA
- a CDS encoding FtsK/SpoIIIE family DNA translocase, producing the protein MTDSKKKMDKGSKKTKKKGKSTDPKTVKRIFGVAFFAFGLFLLVALVSFIGSEKNWLGPIFGTLFPQAVVYVFGKFSATVLSVCAICWGVWLLLAGEFPKLLRTCIGFSALSVLCPAMLALTSTLSGTLSLNTDALYGAGGRFGYFLVQSLIWPIFGRENFAFPFAILCVILLAIFVISFGLRPSHFAFIKIPFDCIAGWWANRPCRESLSIEKEEAPVNKSLAKAKEKALKAKIPAPEWDSDYTIYSGKAKPFRGIPGAFDGTIPVQQSDTVIRQFSPSNEPTEMDTPKQKAPVENASPAYDTLGGYANAAEKEIEEKERFLRENEWNMGAMEIRNLRDEVARLRQVQQMNDWENNRHGRPSIKGIVERQDGTDPDKPLEELKTNVQNAVPVDVLNEDAPSVEETSTLSPTEAELAAAPVQKYDAYEIPKVPDILDVPPEQKPDYTAEELDEISHQLEEQLENFKVKGKVLGISTGPMITRFEVEPGPGVKVSRFASLHEDLALALKAKSIRILAPIPGKSLVGVEVPNRKLQTVYCRDIFESPLFKPQPDKLIIALGKDITGYPYTMDLCRAPHILIAGQTGSGKSVCINTLMASLLFSKTPDELRMILVDPKVVELKLYEAIPHLLAPVVTQPDQAVSALKWACVEMDRRYEELAKWKVRNLVGYNAKRKEQLELIERAEKARAEYEAEKIVAESAIEKQKAERAAKIAAGEDPGNDPTIQIPTPPADMRIMPSERMENMPYILIVIDELADLMMVAGKEVEKYIARIAQKARAVGIHLVIATQRPSVNVITGLIKANLPARISFKVASQVDSRTVMDRAGAEKLLGRGDMLYRSGEDPEPSRVHGGFLTDEEVEKLADACSQQNVHYERLETFEIDDPSEMGEDGDGAPGFAGKIDPLALSVARYGIERGSLSTSEVQRHFSVGFSRAGKIVDQLERLNICGPKRGSKSRVMLVTDEASLSERWPE; encoded by the coding sequence ATGACGGATAGCAAAAAGAAGATGGATAAAGGTTCCAAAAAGACAAAAAAGAAGGGAAAATCGACGGACCCGAAGACCGTGAAGCGCATTTTTGGTGTGGCGTTCTTCGCTTTCGGCCTTTTCTTGCTGGTCGCCTTGGTCTCGTTTATCGGCAGTGAAAAGAACTGGCTCGGGCCGATTTTTGGTACGCTTTTCCCACAGGCTGTCGTCTATGTGTTTGGAAAGTTCTCGGCAACGGTTCTTTCTGTTTGCGCGATTTGCTGGGGCGTTTGGCTGTTGCTCGCCGGGGAATTTCCGAAACTTTTGCGCACCTGTATTGGATTTTCGGCGTTGTCCGTGCTTTGCCCTGCGATGCTTGCACTGACTTCAACCCTTTCTGGGACGCTGTCGTTAAACACGGATGCGCTTTACGGGGCGGGTGGACGCTTTGGCTATTTTTTGGTGCAGAGTCTGATTTGGCCGATCTTTGGGAGGGAAAATTTTGCGTTCCCGTTTGCGATTTTGTGCGTAATCCTGCTTGCGATTTTTGTGATTTCTTTTGGACTTCGCCCGTCGCATTTTGCCTTTATCAAGATTCCGTTTGATTGTATCGCGGGCTGGTGGGCAAACCGCCCTTGCAGAGAATCCCTGTCGATTGAAAAGGAAGAAGCCCCGGTCAACAAGTCCCTGGCAAAGGCGAAAGAGAAAGCTCTCAAGGCAAAGATCCCCGCTCCGGAATGGGACAGCGATTATACGATTTACTCGGGCAAGGCAAAGCCTTTCCGCGGAATCCCTGGAGCATTTGACGGGACGATTCCCGTGCAGCAGAGCGATACCGTGATCCGCCAATTCTCTCCGTCGAACGAACCGACCGAGATGGACACTCCAAAGCAAAAGGCGCCTGTTGAAAACGCCTCGCCTGCATACGATACTTTGGGCGGTTATGCGAATGCAGCTGAAAAGGAAATCGAAGAAAAGGAACGTTTCCTGCGTGAAAACGAATGGAACATGGGCGCTATGGAAATTCGCAATCTGCGCGATGAAGTCGCTCGACTGCGTCAGGTTCAGCAGATGAACGACTGGGAAAACAATCGCCACGGTCGTCCGTCGATCAAGGGTATCGTGGAACGTCAGGATGGTACGGATCCGGACAAGCCTTTGGAAGAACTGAAGACGAATGTCCAGAATGCGGTACCGGTGGATGTTTTGAATGAAGACGCTCCTTCGGTAGAAGAAACTTCGACTCTTTCGCCGACCGAGGCGGAACTTGCCGCCGCACCTGTTCAAAAATACGATGCCTATGAAATTCCGAAGGTGCCGGATATTCTCGATGTTCCTCCGGAACAAAAGCCCGATTATACGGCTGAGGAACTCGATGAAATCAGTCATCAGCTGGAAGAACAACTCGAAAACTTTAAAGTCAAGGGTAAAGTGCTAGGCATTTCGACAGGCCCGATGATTACGCGCTTTGAAGTGGAACCGGGTCCGGGTGTCAAAGTTTCTCGCTTTGCTTCGTTGCATGAAGATTTGGCGCTAGCACTCAAGGCGAAGTCCATTCGAATTCTTGCGCCGATTCCTGGAAAATCCCTCGTTGGCGTGGAAGTGCCGAACCGCAAATTGCAAACGGTTTATTGCCGAGATATCTTTGAAAGCCCGCTCTTTAAGCCGCAGCCGGATAAGCTCATTATCGCTCTTGGCAAGGATATTACGGGCTATCCGTACACGATGGACCTTTGCCGTGCGCCGCATATTTTGATCGCCGGTCAGACAGGTTCCGGTAAGTCCGTCTGTATCAATACGCTTATGGCGAGCCTTCTCTTTAGCAAGACTCCGGATGAACTCCGCATGATTCTTGTGGACCCGAAGGTGGTGGAACTCAAACTTTATGAAGCTATTCCGCACCTGCTTGCGCCTGTCGTGACGCAGCCGGACCAAGCGGTGAGCGCTTTGAAGTGGGCCTGCGTCGAAATGGACCGCCGCTATGAAGAACTCGCCAAGTGGAAGGTGCGCAACCTGGTCGGTTATAACGCAAAGCGCAAGGAACAGCTCGAACTGATCGAAAGAGCGGAAAAGGCCCGAGCCGAATACGAAGCGGAAAAGATTGTAGCAGAATCCGCCATCGAAAAGCAAAAGGCGGAACGCGCAGCGAAGATCGCCGCAGGCGAAGATCCGGGAAATGATCCGACAATCCAGATTCCGACTCCTCCGGCCGATATGCGGATTATGCCGTCTGAACGCATGGAAAATATGCCCTACATCCTGATCGTGATCGATGAACTTGCAGACTTGATGATGGTCGCCGGCAAGGAAGTGGAAAAGTACATCGCCCGTATCGCTCAAAAGGCCCGTGCGGTAGGTATTCATCTGGTGATTGCGACGCAGCGTCCTTCCGTCAACGTGATTACGGGTCTTATCAAGGCGAACCTCCCGGCACGTATCAGCTTTAAGGTGGCTTCACAGGTGGACTCCCGTACGGTGATGGACCGCGCCGGTGCTGAAAAGCTTTTAGGCCGTGGTGACATGCTTTACCGTTCGGGCGAAGATCCGGAACCGTCCCGCGTGCACGGTGGATTCTTGACCGATGAAGAAGTGGAAAAACTCGCGGATGCCTGCTCCCAGCAGAACGTACATTACGAACGACTCGAAACCTTTGAAATCGACGATCCGTCCGAAATGGGCGAAGACGGCGACGGCGCTCCGGGTTTTGCGGGCAAAATCGATCCGCTCGCCTTGTCGGTGGCGCGTTACGGCATTGAACGCGGCTCGCTTTCGACGTCGGAAGTGCAGCGCCATTTCTCGGTGGGCTTTAGCCGTGCCGGTAAGATCGTCGATCAGCTCGAACGTTTGAATATCTGCGGTCCCAAGCGCGGTTCGAAATCGCGTGTGATGCTTGTGACCGATGAAGCTTCCTTAAGCGAAAGATGGCCGGAATAA
- a CDS encoding DNA-methyltransferase yields MAGIKPKVRAPRNRTIALSESELSRYAKKLLKVSSKPSAFALQNLLGKTILGDTLTVLSRIPAEVADLIIVDPPYNLAKNFNGSRFSAMSDAEYEAYLDSWMGELVRVLKPDGSLYVCGDWRSSCAIQRSLQSKLCVLNRITWGREKGRGASANWKNGMEDIWFAVKDPQNYCFNLDAVRLRRRVIAPYKLNGEPKDWNDSESGKFRDTAPSNFWDDISIPFWSMPENTDHPTQKPEKLIAKLILASSRPESIVFDPFLGSGTTSVVAKKLGRQFFGIEQNLEYACLCEKRLEIAGDDASIQGYTDGVFWERNSLGAQKSKKNP; encoded by the coding sequence ATGGCCGGAATAAAGCCTAAAGTCAGAGCGCCTCGCAACCGGACGATTGCCCTCTCGGAATCGGAACTTTCCCGCTATGCAAAAAAACTTTTGAAGGTTTCGTCGAAGCCGTCTGCATTTGCACTCCAGAATCTTCTCGGAAAAACGATTCTCGGCGATACTTTGACCGTGCTTTCTCGGATTCCTGCTGAAGTTGCAGACTTGATCATCGTCGATCCGCCGTATAATTTGGCGAAGAATTTTAACGGTTCCCGTTTTTCGGCAATGTCCGATGCGGAATATGAAGCCTATCTGGATTCCTGGATGGGGGAACTTGTTCGTGTGCTCAAGCCGGACGGTTCGCTGTACGTCTGCGGCGATTGGAGGTCTTCCTGTGCCATTCAACGCTCCCTGCAAAGCAAGCTCTGCGTCTTGAACCGCATTACGTGGGGCCGTGAAAAGGGACGTGGCGCTTCAGCAAACTGGAAAAATGGCATGGAGGACATCTGGTTTGCCGTCAAGGATCCGCAAAATTACTGCTTTAACTTGGACGCGGTTCGTTTGCGTCGCCGTGTCATCGCTCCGTACAAATTAAACGGTGAACCCAAGGATTGGAACGATTCCGAATCGGGCAAGTTCCGCGATACCGCTCCGTCGAATTTTTGGGACGATATCAGCATCCCGTTCTGGAGCATGCCCGAAAACACGGACCATCCGACGCAGAAACCGGAAAAGCTCATAGCAAAGCTCATTCTCGCCTCTTCCAGGCCGGAAAGTATTGTCTTTGACCCGTTCCTCGGCAGCGGCACCACGAGTGTTGTTGCCAAAAAGCTCGGACGTCAGTTTTTTGGCATCGAACAGAATCTTGAATACGCATGCCTTTGCGAAAAAAGGCTTGAAATCGCGGGCGATGACGCTTCGATTCAAGGCTATACCGACGGAGTCTTCTGGGAACGCAATTCCTTAGGCGCTCAAAAGTCCAAAAAGAATCCATAA
- a CDS encoding nicotinate-nicotinamide nucleotide adenylyltransferase, giving the protein MSTKTVAIFGGAFDPIHQDHVRLAKLCLDIRLCDELWFIPSPDRWDKKLFASAEDRLNMLDLVIGDDSRIAVSEMELQMEDYRGSYVTMSTLREKYPDLNFRLLVGADSYVGIPHWRDPLHFYGTEFNGPRLLKEFELIVFERRGIPMPDPQEHKAKGYADIFLVGKEQGFDGKFASSDIRKELFFGSGKNPEGLDSKVFEYIRKNHLYRL; this is encoded by the coding sequence ATGTCTACTAAAACGGTTGCGATTTTCGGTGGTGCCTTTGATCCGATTCATCAGGATCATGTTCGCCTCGCGAAGCTTTGTCTCGATATTCGACTTTGTGATGAACTCTGGTTTATTCCGAGCCCGGACCGCTGGGATAAGAAACTTTTTGCGTCGGCGGAAGACCGCTTGAACATGCTGGATCTGGTGATCGGGGACGATTCCCGGATTGCGGTTTCCGAAATGGAATTGCAGATGGAGGATTACCGCGGCTCTTACGTCACCATGAGCACGCTCCGAGAAAAATACCCGGACTTGAATTTTAGACTTCTCGTCGGTGCTGACAGCTACGTCGGCATTCCGCATTGGCGCGACCCGCTGCATTTTTACGGCACCGAATTCAACGGTCCGCGGCTCTTGAAAGAATTCGAACTGATCGTCTTCGAGCGCCGCGGAATCCCTATGCCCGATCCGCAGGAACACAAGGCGAAAGGCTATGCCGATATCTTTCTTGTCGGAAAGGAACAGGGCTTTGACGGCAAGTTTGCAAGCAGCGACATCCGCAAGGAACTTTTCTTCGGCTCGGGAAAGAACCCCGAAGGCCTCGATTCGAAAGTCTTTGAATACATTCGAAAGAACCATCTTTACCGCTTATGA
- a CDS encoding pseudouridine synthase, with product MSSVPQTMYFESVVRNEQRGMTLADELSVRFTYHSKEEWLSKIEQGLVTLNGVVATPEMIVMPKDKVVYRVDNYTEPEVPTDFETLYEDDDFLIVSKPAGIPVHHTGHIFYNTFTGVIRRAFKNEELSPMHRLDRDTGGIMIFAKDKDTAKRFEKSLDLILLRKVYLAVVRGEFPEGEILCEEPLREDPNHFIRIKMFPFANGKPCKTVFHRVAVFHEKIGDIEAPFSLVEAELFTGRKHQIRAHLSHLGYPVVGDKLYSFDGDYYKKLVSGNGPLTEEDFQKLGAKTQMLFAYRAQIRIPGKEPHWFISHKFTSEMEAVIQRLPQPLPDASTLDSEASR from the coding sequence ATGAGCAGCGTCCCGCAGACGATGTACTTTGAAAGCGTTGTTCGAAACGAACAGCGGGGCATGACTCTTGCCGATGAACTTTCTGTCCGCTTCACGTACCATTCTAAAGAGGAATGGCTGTCGAAGATCGAACAGGGCCTTGTGACATTGAACGGAGTCGTGGCGACTCCCGAAATGATTGTGATGCCCAAAGACAAGGTCGTTTACCGTGTCGACAATTACACAGAACCGGAAGTGCCGACAGATTTTGAAACGCTTTACGAAGACGATGATTTTTTGATCGTTTCCAAGCCTGCGGGAATCCCGGTGCATCACACGGGGCACATTTTTTACAACACGTTCACCGGCGTGATCCGCCGCGCGTTCAAGAATGAAGAGCTTTCCCCAATGCATCGTCTAGACCGAGATACGGGCGGCATTATGATTTTTGCGAAGGACAAGGATACGGCGAAACGCTTTGAAAAATCCCTCGACTTGATTCTTCTTCGCAAGGTTTACCTGGCGGTTGTCCGCGGGGAATTCCCGGAAGGCGAAATCCTTTGTGAAGAACCTCTTCGTGAAGACCCGAACCATTTCATCCGTATTAAGATGTTTCCGTTTGCAAACGGCAAGCCTTGCAAGACCGTATTTCACAGGGTTGCCGTTTTCCATGAAAAGATCGGCGATATCGAAGCGCCGTTTTCGCTTGTCGAAGCGGAACTCTTTACCGGACGCAAGCATCAGATCCGGGCGCATCTTTCGCATTTAGGCTATCCCGTCGTCGGCGATAAACTCTATTCCTTTGACGGGGATTATTACAAGAAGCTCGTCAGCGGAAATGGACCTTTGACGGAAGAAGATTTTCAAAAGCTCGGGGCAAAAACGCAGATGCTCTTTGCGTACCGTGCACAGATCCGGATTCCGGGAAAGGAACCTCACTGGTTTATTTCACACAAATTTACTTCGGAGATGGAGGCTGTAATTCAACGCCTCCCGCAGCCCTTACCCGACGCTTCAACTCTTGATTCAGAGGCCAGTAGATAG